CCAGGGCGTTTGGTTTGGGGGCAGGCGCTTCCACGGACGGCGGCTCGGAGGCATCGATGAAGGTGTGACTTATGGTGCTGACAACTATCCCATACTCCTCCACTTCAGCCCGCAGGCAGTCGAAGAAGGCCTGCACTGCATGCTTAGATGCCGCATctgagacacacgcacaaacacacacacacacacacacacgtaaattCATTCACAGGAGAGGCGTGGCTTGGTTGTCAAGAGGTCTCATTCCATACATTGCAGAGGACATACTTTGTCTAATTGTTTCTGTTGTGACACTGGAAGAACTCCTCCTGCCTGTTTCACAATACTATGAGATCACGACTCCGTGTTAGTGAATCTAGAAGTGCTAAAGGGAGCAGTGAGCACCATTTTCCACGGAGCAGACAACTTGTGAAAATACAACACATATCTCTTCATTAAGATCTTTGAGATATCCATCTGTCACACTGTTGCCTCCAACCCAGTACAATGGCGGTGAACGGATTTTGGTTGTGATACTCACACCTTCATGAGTAAGAATCAACAGCACTGTCTCTTGACAGTCCATAGAATATGTTTACATATACTCCATAGGGTCTATTTATGGTAGACAGCAGTTAAGATTTACTTTGTCACTTTATAACTAGGATTAATTCGATGTCTTTATATTTACCTGTTATTTACATAATGcttatttgattttaatagcATATGAGTAAGTATATGTGtttaaacagaaaatgaagcaaatTTTCATCTGACATCATTCGCACAAATCTGACCACTGGATGATTTGTGGGGTTTTTGTTAACATTATTTATATAGAGTCTATGGTTTATTCATCCCCAACCAGTCAGCTGTACATTTTAGATGTGAGCTAGCTGGCATCAGATGCAGCTCCACCTTTGACTGATGTCAGAACTCACCAGAAACTACCCGTCAGGCcttgtgttgtaaatgtgtgtggcTGCATCTTGGCGTGAAACCACCACCTTCAAATTTGTGCAAATGCGTTTTCACATTAACGCTGTACGTCATCGCGCTGCCAGTTACAATTCGCCTGGGTTTTTTCGTCTGAACAGTTGCGCATGAAGGATAATATTGATGTAATACAGTAGGAATTTTATGATCACACTTGGAATATTGCCCTGCCTTAAACTCAGTTGACAGTTTGTTAGGTACACGCAGCTAAAACTAACGCAGCCTCATAAGAGTCCTTCAATAAATGCTCCCTTCGTGAAGGTTTCTAATATTTACTTCAGAGAGGTGATTATTCAGCATGCCACACTGATACAACATGGGgaggacaaaataatagaaacacctcTAAGTATAACAAGATACAGTTCAACAACcccacaaactgcagcctccaagATCATCGTACAGTTGACAAACCAAAAGCTGAACATTGTAACCTGAATGACTGCATTTGTTTCAGCTTGagttaaaaaaatctatttgtatATTAATGTAATTATGTGATTAGAAGATCTTGAtgtgacattttgtcacaaAGAAGGTCAACGGTATCCACATATAACAAAactacataaaaatgtattcctaATTAAGTTTCTCAGTACTCATTTTTTGTACTCTTGCTCAAGTTATCATTTTGATCACTGCTGTTAAGTGCTTCGTCGCACAGTTTTCAGCAGCTCTACCCGCCTGCCATCAGAGGAGAGTTTGGAATTTGGAAGTTTTCATGATATAAACCTTTCAAACATAACTGAGGCAAGCTCCAAGAGACTTTTGGTGACAACTCACATGAGCTTCTGAATGGGATCGCCAGTCTGCCCTGGATGCTGTTCACCAGCACAACGTGCCCCGATCTTCTCGAGATCATCGTCGGAAGAACTCCTGTCCCGTGATGACATGAGAGATGAgtcaaaacagaacagagagtGTTGCTAGTCTGTTTGGTGATTTTCTCAGGAATGTCCAGCCCACCTTTGACCAGAGTGCTTGGGCCAAAATAGTTGATGTCCATGATGTTTCTGTCCAGCTCCAGGGAGACGCTCTGCACGGGGGCCTTCAGCTTCACGCTGCTGTTACAGATCAGCACGTCCACACAGCCATAAGACTCCAACACCTCAGCCACCACATCCTCCATGCTGTCCATGTCGCTAAAGTCCAAGATCACCAGTTTTGGGGCAAACGTCTTGAGAGACACAAGACGGCATGACTTTATTGTGTGCGGACAAAATGAAGCGTCAGTCAGACGGCAGGCAGAGTATTGCTgtcacgcacacaaacatattagtTAAGTTTCTTGTTCTAGCAAGAAAATTAAAGCTTTCATGTTATGTAaagttattttcacattttgataAAGTATTTTGGATGAGAAGACCACTCTCGTGTCTGGAACATGCATACCATACATGTTGCTCCTTGACCTCCTCCCATAATTACTATGGCTGCTAAAAGttaccaaaaaataaaacttcacaTTATTCAAAAACTAGCCAGGGCTAACTGCTCAAAAATCAATACTTGTTTGATTAATACTTGGTGTTTATTATATATAGAGCCTTTGTTTAATATCTGGCAAGGGACTTTTGTTTTATACCATTCCCCAGATGTCTGACCTCTTATTTCCTGTCATCGCTCAAATCAAGTCTttctaataaataataaataaaaatatacaaaagaaaGTTTCTTGTATTAACATTAAACCAGCTATATTAGTATTGCGTATTCATGTCAAACTTTCTAGAGTAACAAGATGTCATGATATTTTGTTATAGCAAGAAAGGTTTGGTAAAACTGAATCATTTTGTATCCGGTAATAACAAGAAAATAGGATAATATTTGTAATAACATATGATGCACTGCCGTAGACCAGAACACAAGCAGATTGTTCATATTGTTTTATCCTGTTTTTAAACATAGCTTTTAGCATACCTATATCTGACACAATAGATGTATTGTGCATTGTCGTTTCCGATCAATAAATAACCGAGCTACAGATGATCACCTGGGAACAACAAAGGTGAGTGAGCTATGACCTCCAGTTCatgaaaaacaacttcaattgaaaacagaaatccaTTGAATTAGTGTTATTGACAACAAAATTTTCCATAGCTGTGAGTCCATATCTATGCAAACTGGATGATGTGGttatactgtgtgtatgtgtgtttttctcatatAGACACATCTGTCCTGGTCTGTGTGCAGACGATTCAGGGAGACGGGGACAGTGTGTCGTCCGAGAGGATATCCTGCTATTGTGTTgctcagaggaggaagtggtgaTCTGGGAGGTGCAGAGCAGGGGGTGGTTACCATAAGTACAAGGACAGAACCTGAAATTCTCTTGGTTAAACTTTAAACCTACACTGTAATGTTTTCGTCAGGTGTTCATTCCTTATGGCTATTAAGAGGGATTGTGCGGGCTTGCCTTTGCTCTCTAACAAAATCTGTCACTGTACTGTGTAGTTTCCAGGGATTATTAATAGACATGACATCGTGTTTACTGGAGCCTGGCATGGTTATGAAGACTCTCACATTGGCAGTCGCCATTTTGATTTATACAATTTTTCTCACCTCTCTAGGGTCGGCGTCATTCGTCAGAGAGTCAAACAGAGACTCCAGTTTATCCCAGCTGCTCCCGCACAGGACAAGCCTGGCCCCGGCCTTATGGAAGAGATGGGCACACTCTgaacagacggggggggggggggggaaacagagaggatACATATTATGTCCACTTTGTGACTTCATTAAAAGGACTATTTGGAAATTATTGCAAAATGCATATAGAGAAGCCGATGGGCAGGTGTTTTACACATAGCCAGGATAGCTATTGTCCAGTTTACAGTTTTAATGCTACACTAAGCAAGCCGGCGGCTGACTGTATCATATCTTACTTTCAACAAGACTTGAGTAGAcctatttcccaaaatgtcaatcAGCTACTTTAAACACTTCAACAGACAATTATTTTAGATTAGCATACAAACTAAAAGCTGGggggaaatatttattttggattGTGGAGAAAGCAGCCAGCCTTTCTTCACAAtccaaaataaatctgtgctCAAGTGAGTTAGTAAACTATTTCCATAGACCAAAACTATTGCCATAGACATGTTCTTCAACAACATGATAATAGTATATTTTGAATCCTGCCTGTCCTCATTTGATTCCAGTCATGGCCATTGTACAATAATCCTTTAATGGCATAAATCCGAGATCTGAATCTCCAACCTAAATCAAGTTCATTGGTCTCCAGGGCTTGCGAGACTGGTGAAATTTCATGGAATCTGCTTTTCAGGCATTCTGCTGACGGACAGAAAGCaaggtgaaatatgaaaaacacatgTAGGATCATTTACCGGTCCCCACCCCGGTCACGGCATCTGTGATCACCACCACTTTGTTTCGCACCAAGGACTTGGACATGAACTGCATGACCTCCTTGTAGATGTAGTACAACCCTGCTGCCACCACAATCAGCATGGGCAACACCATCACAGAGGGCAGGGCCATGTTCTGTCGAGAGAACAGACAGCACGGAGTCAGCATGGGGAACAGCAACAGACCTACTGACCTGCATTCGAGGAGCCGGCAGTCTGTGCTGAAAGGACATCTCAGATCAGGCGTTAGGTCTCCCACGGTGTGGCTCATTTGTGGCGTAAACGAATATACAGCGACGGtgacgggaaaaaaatatgtggatTGAAAGTAAATGCAGAACTCATCTCAGTTACCTGAAGGCAAACATAtccattctgtgtttgtgaaatcaATTAAATTCTTTCTGCTACTTTCACCACTCATGGGGCCGTTCATTTTCGGAAAATTTAGAGGAATCTGATAAGGCATTTCAAACTGAAGTCCGATGTGCAGTGATTAAAAGCTCTTCTACTTTCACATGCGTCACTTATATCAAACGACTCAGTCAAACATCCAGTAGATATTACCCGATAAACATTATTTGTAATTAATTTGGtgaaatagaaaacacatgatatataaaaaatgttattgtatCTTTTACTTCCTAATAATTGTATATATTCATTGAGTGGCTACATGTGACAGTGTTTTGGAAGGATTTTCAGTTGGAtcttaaaacatattttgataAAGGAATTTCAGTTCAAACTGAATGATTTGATGTCTGTATTTAAGAATTTCAAAGGAGTCTTTTAATGTGGTGTAAATTCAGTGGATATCATTATTATCTGTCAGAAGCAATCATGTGCGCAAGTCGGCACCTGAGAGGAAGCCTCGGGCTGCGAAACTACACACTTCTCTGTATTGTGTGTCTCTACCTGTCTAcagtgaaatcagagaaatacTAAGGTCAACTTTCAACTTCTGGAACATCTAATTttgtagtttgacatttttgtgcaATATGCTTATTTAATTCCTTGCTAAGAGTTAGTTGAGAAGATTAATACCACTCTCACATCCACACAGTACATATGAAGTCAGACATAAGAAGAgttccatgtttgttttcttcagagaGAGGGTGAATAGGAGCATTTCCAATATGTGGAACTACTGTTTTTTAAGGGTAAATGAGGAAGAGTAAACGGATTCCTAGCTGGTATATTTAAAGATGCCCGCAGGCcaacacatcacattttttttacctgtattttctttgacttttacAAACtatagtggggttttttgttgttgttgttgtaaatgtgtttatctACTAAGGGTATGAATTTGTACCATGTACCACTTTACTTACCGTGTGAAGTGAGTTTGAGCACAGCTAAATATATTCTGGTCCTTCTGCCGCCACAGGATGCCTTGCACCATGTCACCTCCAGGATATTGTCATCGGATACCCCACTAGG
This Scophthalmus maximus strain ysfricsl-2021 chromosome 16, ASM2237912v1, whole genome shotgun sequence DNA region includes the following protein-coding sequences:
- the dhrs7cb gene encoding dehydrogenase/reductase (SDR family) member 7Cb isoform X1 produces the protein MALPSVMVLPMLIVVAAGLYYIYKEVMQFMSKSLVRNKVVVITDAVTGVGTECAHLFHKAGARLVLCGSSWDKLESLFDSLTNDADPRESCRLVSLKTFAPKLVILDFSDMDSMEDVVAEVLESYGCVDVLICNSSVKLKAPVQSVSLELDRNIMDINYFGPSTLVKGVLPTMISRRSGHVVLVNSIQGRLAIPFRSSYAASKHAVQAFFDCLRAEVEEYGIVVSTISHTFIDASEPPSVEAPAPKPNALAAFIASQLTHGVRPSVLANEIMQTVNRKRKEVVLAHPIPRVALCLRSLFPPFLFAVLAAGVKDSVLAE
- the dhrs7cb gene encoding dehydrogenase/reductase (SDR family) member 7Cb isoform X2, with the translated sequence MALPSVMVLPMLIVVAAGLYYIYKEVMQFMSKSLVRNKVVVITDAVTGVGTECAHLFHKAGARLVLCGSSWDKLESLFDSLTNDADPRETFAPKLVILDFSDMDSMEDVVAEVLESYGCVDVLICNSSVKLKAPVQSVSLELDRNIMDINYFGPSTLVKGVLPTMISRRSGHVVLVNSIQGRLAIPFRSSYAASKHAVQAFFDCLRAEVEEYGIVVSTISHTFIDASEPPSVEAPAPKPNALAAFIASQLTHGVRPSVLANEIMQTVNRKRKEVVLAHPIPRVALCLRSLFPPFLFAVLAAGVKDSVLAE